A genome region from Bradyrhizobium commune includes the following:
- a CDS encoding OpgC domain-containing protein, with product MKILATLPTKGRDLRLDLFRGVANWGIFLDHIPNNVVNWVTTRNYGFSDAADLFIFISGYTVAFVFARMMLERGFIIGASRLLKRVWQIYVAHVFLFVLYLAEIGYVAQSYGNSSFTDDFNIRGFLANPAQFLFEGLVLRFKPVNMDVLPLYIVLMGVFPPILWLMLRRPNMTLAASGVLYLMARHFGWNVSAYPSGVWYFNPFAWQFLFTFGAWFALGGSAQAMPFIRSRTALVLGVSYLLFALVMTMAARFDGLRSLIPPDIYGAFNPNDKTNLAPYRLLHFVVFAFFVVRLLPRDWPGLEWAIFRPAIKCGQQSLEVFCAGIFLSFAAHVVLVEISGAIWMQVVVSIVGISMMTALAYYRSWSKNADKAPKAKPVVVVAG from the coding sequence ATGAAGATTCTCGCGACGCTCCCGACGAAGGGCCGAGATCTCCGGCTGGACCTGTTTCGAGGTGTGGCAAATTGGGGGATATTCCTCGACCATATCCCCAACAACGTCGTGAACTGGGTAACAACGCGGAACTACGGTTTCAGCGACGCCGCGGATCTCTTCATCTTCATTTCCGGCTACACCGTCGCCTTCGTCTTCGCACGGATGATGCTCGAACGTGGATTCATCATTGGAGCATCGAGGCTTCTGAAGCGTGTCTGGCAGATCTACGTCGCCCACGTCTTCTTGTTCGTGCTCTATCTCGCAGAAATCGGATATGTCGCGCAGAGCTATGGAAACTCAAGTTTCACCGATGACTTCAACATACGGGGCTTCCTCGCCAATCCCGCGCAGTTCCTGTTCGAAGGGCTGGTACTCCGGTTCAAGCCGGTGAACATGGATGTGCTACCGCTTTACATCGTTCTGATGGGCGTTTTCCCGCCGATACTTTGGCTGATGCTCCGCCGGCCGAATATGACCCTGGCAGCTTCGGGGGTGCTCTATTTGATGGCCAGGCATTTCGGCTGGAACGTTTCAGCCTATCCGTCGGGTGTCTGGTATTTCAATCCATTCGCATGGCAGTTTTTGTTCACGTTCGGAGCCTGGTTTGCGCTTGGTGGATCGGCACAGGCAATGCCATTCATCCGGTCGCGTACCGCGCTGGTGCTCGGCGTCAGTTATCTTCTGTTCGCCCTGGTCATGACGATGGCGGCCCGGTTTGACGGACTGCGGTCACTGATCCCGCCGGACATCTACGGCGCCTTCAATCCGAACGACAAGACCAACCTTGCGCCTTATCGTTTGCTGCATTTTGTTGTGTTCGCCTTTTTTGTCGTTCGTCTGCTGCCACGCGATTGGCCGGGGCTGGAATGGGCGATCTTTCGGCCCGCAATCAAGTGCGGTCAGCAGTCGCTCGAAGTGTTTTGCGCCGGCATATTCCTGTCCTTTGCCGCACACGTGGTTTTGGTCGAGATTTCCGGCGCGATCTGGATGCAGGTCGTGGTCAGCATTGTCGGGATATCGATGATGACCGCGCTGGCGTACTACCGGTCCTGGTCGAAGAACGCCGACAAGGCACCGAAGGCCAAGCCGGTCGTCGTAGTGGCGGGTTAA
- a CDS encoding AraC family transcriptional regulator, whose amino-acid sequence MQKARQHHPFPSSPPHPEGAKESAIVGLSERIYETTKLAALFDMLLSQGHPASEILKNVNLPAKEVYSSKARISLKQLLTACKNAVRLSRDPYLAYRIGASIHISTYGMYGFAILCCPDFRRTMQFATRYHMLAAPLAAISFSEENGSAVWSIEPNLHAATDPALYRFVTEMQIGIHISLMRDVMGPAFAPDEVCLAYPGAGDGGFPNDELRCSVSFAKTANKIVFRSTWLEQEASLGNRTTYPSIVALCDDLLDDLTLRIGIAGKVRDLLLADIATPPTSSAAARLLGMDDRSLRRKLRQQGLSYRGLLDELRAQIALKYLRTTRLSNDDIALALGFSDAANFRRAFHRWTNKAPSDIRAE is encoded by the coding sequence TTGCAAAAAGCTCGGCAACATCACCCTTTCCCGTCCTCACCACCGCACCCGGAAGGCGCGAAGGAATCGGCGATCGTCGGCTTGAGCGAGCGCATATACGAAACGACCAAGCTTGCCGCGCTGTTCGACATGCTATTGAGCCAGGGCCACCCGGCCAGCGAGATATTGAAGAACGTCAATCTGCCGGCGAAGGAGGTGTATTCCTCGAAGGCGCGGATCTCGCTCAAGCAATTGCTGACCGCCTGCAAGAATGCCGTCCGGCTCTCGAGGGATCCTTACCTCGCCTATCGGATCGGCGCATCCATCCATATATCCACGTACGGAATGTACGGTTTTGCCATCCTGTGCTGTCCCGACTTTCGCAGGACGATGCAGTTCGCGACGCGGTACCACATGCTCGCCGCGCCCCTGGCTGCGATCAGCTTCAGCGAAGAGAACGGATCCGCCGTCTGGTCCATCGAACCCAATCTGCACGCCGCAACGGATCCCGCATTGTATCGCTTCGTCACCGAGATGCAGATCGGAATACACATCTCTCTGATGCGCGACGTCATGGGTCCCGCGTTCGCCCCGGACGAAGTCTGCCTCGCCTACCCGGGCGCGGGAGACGGCGGCTTTCCGAACGACGAGTTACGATGCAGCGTCAGCTTCGCGAAAACCGCGAACAAGATTGTTTTCCGATCGACATGGCTGGAGCAGGAGGCAAGTCTCGGCAACAGGACCACCTACCCATCGATCGTTGCGCTATGCGACGACCTGCTCGACGATCTGACGTTACGAATCGGCATCGCCGGAAAGGTTCGCGACCTTCTGCTGGCGGATATTGCCACGCCGCCAACCTCCTCGGCGGCGGCCAGGCTCCTCGGCATGGACGATCGCTCCCTGCGCCGCAAGCTTCGCCAGCAAGGTCTTTCCTATCGCGGCTTGCTGGACGAACTCCGCGCCCAGATTGCGCTGAAATATCTCCGCACGACCAGGCTTTCGAACGACGATATCGCTTTGGCGCTCGGATTCAGCGACGCCGCGAATTTCCGTCGCGCGTTCCATCGATGGACAAACAAGGCGCCGAGCGACATCAGGGCCGAATAG
- a CDS encoding fatty acid--CoA ligase yields the protein MVGRLIQTAKSAYRYPLILKQLWHTPLLQSPAQEIVYRDRSRLTYRQLGERIARLASALSRLGVEPGDTVGVLDWDSNRFLEAFFAIPMMGAVLQTVNVRLSPEQVAYTIDHAGASTLLVNDEFVGLLEGLRPQLTKVKTLVVMSDRPRPETGSLPFAGEYESLLAEASSDYDFPDFDEDTQATTFYTTGTTGLPKGVYYSHRQLVLHSLCELAFFGMASQQGRFSRDDVYMPITPMFHVHGWGFPWAATLAGVKQVYPGRYDPAMLVKLIKSEGVTFTHGVPTILQMLLNAAAAAKTDLAGLKMVIGGSALPKTLAKQALAAGIDIFAGYGMSETGPIAAVAHVMSRDLSGDHDREVEFRTKAGMAAPLVDLRIVDEDMNDVPHDGKSSGEIVLRSPWLTQGYYNNPEGSEELWAGGYLHTNDIAVVSPGGYVHITDRLKDVIKTGGEWVSSLQIEDLITQCPGVEEAAVIGVKDDRWGERPLALVVKEPAETNGVTDTIVKSHLKTFADKGVISRYGIPEKIIFIDSIPKTSVGKINKKELRKRYGDV from the coding sequence ATGGTGGGAAGGCTGATCCAGACTGCCAAATCCGCCTATCGATATCCGCTGATCCTCAAGCAGCTGTGGCATACCCCGTTGCTGCAATCGCCCGCGCAGGAGATCGTCTATCGCGATCGAAGCCGGCTGACATATCGGCAGCTCGGAGAGCGCATCGCCCGCCTCGCCTCCGCGCTGAGCAGGCTCGGTGTCGAGCCCGGCGACACGGTCGGCGTCCTCGACTGGGACAGCAACAGGTTTCTCGAGGCCTTCTTTGCGATCCCGATGATGGGGGCGGTGTTGCAGACGGTCAACGTGCGGCTCTCGCCCGAGCAGGTCGCCTATACGATCGATCATGCCGGCGCGTCCACGCTGCTCGTCAACGACGAGTTCGTCGGCTTGCTGGAAGGCCTCAGGCCGCAGCTCACGAAGGTCAAGACGCTCGTCGTGATGTCGGATCGTCCTCGCCCCGAGACCGGAAGCCTGCCGTTTGCCGGCGAGTACGAGAGCCTGCTTGCCGAAGCGTCGTCCGACTATGATTTTCCGGATTTCGACGAGGATACGCAGGCGACGACCTTCTACACCACCGGCACGACCGGCTTGCCCAAGGGGGTCTATTACAGCCATCGGCAGCTGGTGCTGCATTCGTTATGCGAGCTGGCGTTCTTCGGGATGGCGAGCCAGCAGGGCCGGTTCTCGCGCGACGACGTGTATATGCCGATCACGCCCATGTTCCATGTGCACGGCTGGGGTTTTCCCTGGGCTGCGACGCTTGCCGGTGTCAAACAGGTCTATCCCGGGCGCTATGACCCGGCGATGCTCGTCAAGCTGATCAAGAGCGAGGGCGTCACGTTCACCCACGGCGTCCCGACGATCCTGCAAATGCTGCTGAACGCCGCTGCGGCAGCGAAGACGGACCTTGCGGGTCTGAAGATGGTGATCGGCGGCTCGGCGCTGCCGAAGACGCTGGCGAAGCAGGCGCTCGCCGCGGGCATCGACATATTTGCCGGTTACGGCATGTCCGAGACCGGCCCGATCGCCGCGGTGGCCCACGTCATGTCGCGCGACCTCAGCGGCGATCACGACCGGGAGGTGGAATTCCGGACCAAGGCGGGCATGGCGGCCCCGCTGGTCGATCTGCGCATCGTCGACGAGGACATGAACGATGTCCCCCATGACGGCAAGTCGTCCGGAGAGATCGTGTTGCGCTCCCCCTGGCTGACGCAGGGCTACTACAACAATCCCGAGGGCTCGGAGGAGCTCTGGGCCGGCGGCTATCTGCACACCAACGACATCGCGGTGGTGAGCCCGGGCGGCTACGTCCATATCACCGACCGCCTCAAGGACGTCATCAAGACCGGCGGTGAGTGGGTGTCCTCGTTGCAGATCGAGGACCTGATCACGCAATGCCCGGGTGTGGAGGAGGCGGCGGTCATCGGCGTCAAGGATGACCGGTGGGGCGAGCGTCCACTTGCACTCGTGGTCAAGGAACCGGCGGAGACAAACGGTGTCACCGATACGATCGTGAAAAGTCATCTCAAGACGTTCGCCGACAAGGGCGTCATCTCGCGATACGGAATTCCCGAGAAGATCATCTTCATCGACAGCATCCCCAAGACCAGCGTCGGCAAGATCAACAAGAAGGAGCTGCGCAAGCGCTACGGCGACGTGTAG
- a CDS encoding MaoC family dehydratase, whose protein sequence is MSKLTLAGLSERIGEELGLSEWATIDQARIDAFASCTGDHQWIHVDVERARRESPFRSPVAHGYLALAMVAPLSMQVGVIPGDAAAGLNYGIDKVRFLAPVPAGARVRLRVVLAGVEPKERGQVVMKTRNTLEVEGSEKPALIAETLALLIPATEARQS, encoded by the coding sequence GTGAGCAAGCTCACCCTTGCCGGTCTGAGCGAACGAATTGGAGAGGAGCTTGGCCTGTCCGAATGGGCCACGATCGACCAGGCGCGCATCGACGCGTTCGCCTCCTGCACCGGCGACCATCAGTGGATTCACGTCGATGTCGAACGGGCGCGCCGTGAAAGTCCCTTCCGCAGTCCGGTCGCGCACGGCTATCTGGCGCTGGCGATGGTGGCTCCGCTGTCGATGCAGGTCGGTGTCATCCCAGGCGATGCGGCGGCCGGTCTGAACTACGGCATCGACAAGGTGCGCTTCCTCGCGCCGGTGCCGGCGGGCGCGCGGGTCAGGCTTCGTGTCGTTCTTGCCGGCGTCGAGCCGAAGGAGCGTGGGCAGGTGGTCATGAAAACCCGGAACACGTTGGAGGTGGAGGGGTCGGAAAAGCCCGCCCTGATCGCCGAGACCCTGGCGCTGCTGATTCCCGCAACGGAAGCGAGACAGTCATGA
- a CDS encoding alpha/beta fold hydrolase, with the protein MSTEDPGPTLSRAELSEEASKNTLALNPLVAIQGQDLLDSAGILFKAVINEPKVATEQWLAFVGELGSIVAGKSERAPKPGDKRFSDPTWKESSLHRGLLKAYLAWGEAVNGLVDKTSLSNIDKARAHLITEILIDAVAPTNAMVTNPAAVRKFVDSGGQSLWRGLKNYLDDLTRNRGMPSMVDTSAFRVGENLAVTPGAVVLRNELLELIQYTPTTPKVWRRPLLITPPQINKYYALDLSPDKSMVRFLLESGIQVFCVSWRNPTAADRDVGLESYVAALDEAVDAAREVTGSDDISMMGSCSGGITSTAYFATLGSAKIRNMVLAVCLLDPNTADESAFGCLMTPETMRAAKETSRLRGLVDGHELARMFAWMRPNDLIWNYWVNNYLLGNQPPAFDILYWNADTTRLPARLHGDYLDLYFTNPFVNAGKLALNDRMIDMSKVKADCYVVAGVTDHITPWKGVHRTAQIMGAGTTFVLSNSGHLQSLLNPPTNPKASFMIGPVNSAGPDAFLAASEKRKGSWWLDWRDWLHRRSGEEVGAPASFGSQRHPVLAPAPGTYVFE; encoded by the coding sequence ATGAGCACGGAAGACCCCGGCCCGACATTGTCGCGCGCAGAATTATCCGAGGAGGCATCCAAAAATACGCTGGCGCTCAATCCCCTCGTCGCCATCCAGGGCCAGGATCTGCTCGACAGTGCCGGTATCTTGTTCAAGGCGGTCATCAACGAGCCGAAGGTCGCAACCGAACAGTGGCTCGCCTTCGTCGGCGAGTTAGGCTCCATCGTCGCCGGAAAGTCCGAGCGCGCGCCGAAGCCCGGGGACAAGCGGTTCTCGGATCCGACATGGAAGGAGAGCTCGTTGCACCGCGGCCTGCTCAAGGCCTATCTGGCGTGGGGCGAGGCCGTCAATGGCCTCGTCGACAAGACCAGCCTCAGCAACATCGACAAGGCGCGCGCGCACCTGATCACCGAGATCCTGATCGATGCGGTGGCGCCGACCAACGCGATGGTCACCAATCCCGCGGCGGTCCGCAAGTTCGTCGACAGCGGTGGGCAGAGCCTGTGGCGTGGATTGAAGAACTATCTTGACGACCTCACCCGCAATCGCGGCATGCCGTCGATGGTGGATACCAGCGCATTCAGGGTCGGCGAGAATCTCGCAGTCACGCCGGGCGCGGTCGTGCTGCGTAACGAGCTGCTCGAGCTGATCCAGTATACGCCGACGACGCCAAAAGTCTGGAGACGGCCGCTGCTCATCACGCCGCCGCAGATCAACAAGTACTACGCGCTCGATCTCTCGCCCGACAAGAGCATGGTTCGTTTTCTGCTCGAGAGCGGTATTCAGGTGTTTTGCGTGAGCTGGCGCAATCCGACCGCTGCCGATCGCGACGTTGGCCTCGAGAGCTACGTTGCCGCGCTCGACGAAGCCGTCGACGCCGCGCGCGAAGTCACTGGCAGCGACGACATCTCGATGATGGGATCCTGCTCCGGCGGCATCACATCGACGGCGTATTTCGCAACCCTCGGCAGCGCGAAGATCAGGAACATGGTGCTGGCGGTCTGCCTGCTCGATCCGAACACCGCCGACGAGAGCGCGTTCGGCTGCCTCATGACGCCGGAAACGATGAGGGCCGCCAAGGAAACATCGCGGCTCCGCGGTCTGGTCGATGGTCACGAACTGGCGCGGATGTTCGCCTGGATGAGGCCGAACGATTTGATCTGGAACTACTGGGTCAACAACTATCTGCTCGGCAATCAACCGCCGGCCTTCGACATCCTGTACTGGAACGCCGATACGACCCGGCTGCCGGCGCGCCTGCACGGCGACTACCTCGATCTCTACTTCACCAATCCGTTCGTCAACGCCGGAAAGCTCGCGCTGAACGACAGGATGATCGACATGAGCAAAGTCAAGGCCGACTGCTACGTCGTTGCCGGCGTGACCGACCACATCACGCCCTGGAAGGGCGTGCACAGGACGGCGCAGATCATGGGTGCAGGTACCACCTTCGTGCTGTCGAACAGCGGTCACCTCCAAAGCCTCCTCAATCCGCCGACCAATCCGAAGGCGTCGTTCATGATCGGTCCCGTCAATTCGGCAGGCCCGGACGCGTTCCTGGCCGCCTCCGAAAAGCGGAAGGGAAGCTGGTGGCTCGACTGGCGAGACTGGCTTCACAGGCGATCGGGTGAGGAAGTGGGTGCACCGGCGTCGTTCGGTAGCCAACGCCATCCCGTCCTTGCTCCAGCTCCGGGGACATACGTCTTTGAGTGA
- the phaZ gene encoding poly(3-hydroxyalkanoate) depolymerase, protein MSDIATSARPSAQIATGKPGEITVQQIAIDGQSLRVAIRHGRERQPPLLLFNGIGANWELAKPLLEALTRTTAIIFDVPGVGASPRPLFPYRPSTLARLAASLLAELGYAEVDVAGVSWGGGIAQQFAHQYPTLCRRLVLAATAPGFTMVPASPAVLWKMATPRRYTDKDYMNRIAADIYGGAFRQDPSLIGRHAAGMHGARNLGYLYQLLAMAGWTSLPWLWSLPQPTLVLMGNDDPLVPPINGHILASLIPNAELRMIDDGHLFMVTRPAETAALIEDFLVIADIVPASEDGRHHTKAEQQGRTS, encoded by the coding sequence TTGAGTGACATCGCCACGAGTGCCCGCCCGTCTGCACAGATCGCGACCGGGAAGCCGGGCGAGATCACGGTGCAGCAAATCGCAATCGACGGGCAGTCGCTCCGGGTCGCCATCAGGCATGGCCGCGAGCGACAACCGCCCCTGCTGCTGTTCAACGGGATCGGCGCCAACTGGGAGCTGGCCAAGCCGCTCCTCGAGGCGCTCACGCGCACGACCGCGATCATCTTCGATGTGCCGGGGGTCGGGGCATCGCCTCGACCGCTTTTCCCATATCGTCCCTCGACGTTGGCACGGCTGGCCGCCAGTCTCCTTGCCGAGCTTGGCTACGCCGAGGTCGACGTTGCCGGCGTGTCCTGGGGAGGCGGCATCGCGCAGCAATTCGCGCACCAATATCCGACGCTGTGCCGGCGGCTGGTGCTGGCTGCGACGGCGCCCGGCTTCACCATGGTGCCGGCGAGCCCCGCCGTGTTGTGGAAAATGGCAACGCCGCGCCGTTATACCGACAAGGACTATATGAACAGGATCGCGGCGGACATCTATGGCGGTGCCTTTCGCCAGGATCCGTCATTGATCGGCCGGCATGCGGCGGGGATGCATGGCGCGCGCAATCTCGGCTATCTGTACCAACTTCTCGCGATGGCCGGCTGGACCAGCCTGCCATGGCTATGGTCTCTACCACAGCCGACGCTCGTGCTGATGGGTAACGACGATCCGCTGGTCCCCCCGATCAACGGTCATATTCTGGCGAGCCTGATCCCGAACGCCGAGCTCCGCATGATCGATGACGGACATCTGTTCATGGTGACCCGGCCGGCGGAGACCGCCGCGTTGATCGAGGATTTTCTGGTGATCGCAGATATCGTTCCGGCATCGGAAGATGGGCGTCATCACACCAAGGCAGAGCAACAAGGGAGGACATCATGA
- a CDS encoding phasin family protein, with protein MTDTASYIDMLRKFGSDLGLPKLNVDELLQAQKKSIDALGQSAKVAAQGAQSVAQKQREVLEAGLREAETLAREYKPLGQMQENIALQTEFARKVFEITVEGARESASTARQSTTDAVKIIQDRVKESLEEIRANVRPGKST; from the coding sequence ATGACGGATACAGCCTCGTACATCGACATGCTGAGGAAGTTCGGCAGCGACCTCGGTTTGCCGAAGCTGAACGTGGATGAGCTGCTTCAGGCCCAGAAGAAGAGTATCGACGCGCTCGGCCAAAGCGCAAAGGTGGCGGCGCAGGGCGCCCAGTCGGTCGCGCAGAAGCAGCGCGAGGTGTTGGAGGCTGGCCTCAGAGAAGCCGAGACACTCGCGCGCGAGTACAAACCGCTTGGCCAGATGCAGGAGAACATCGCGTTGCAGACCGAATTCGCGCGAAAAGTCTTCGAGATCACGGTCGAGGGAGCGCGCGAGAGCGCGTCGACCGCGAGGCAATCGACCACGGATGCGGTGAAGATCATCCAGGACCGCGTGAAGGAGAGTCTGGAGGAGATCCGCGCCAACGTTCGTCCGGGCAAATCGACCTGA
- a CDS encoding acyl-CoA dehydrogenase family protein → MANPQATGARKPDYAPPPIDGDFYRIAKVMNESERALLRRVREFTEGVVAPVIEEYWGRDEFPFAIVPKMAEIGIGGVGYQGHGAAGGSWLLNGLVAMELARVDASIATFWGVHTGLSAGSIYLCGDEAQKQRWLPPMMRFERIGSFGLTEPLVGSATSGGMTTTCRREGEIWILNGQKKWIGNATFADINVIWAREEDTNQVKGFVVGRDNPGFAVEKIRTKMALRVVQNGLITLKDCRVPEADRLQNANSFKDTAKVLRMTRTGVAWFAVGCQMGAYEHALRYATERMQFGRPIGGFQLVQDLLVRMLGNVTSTQTMMLRLAQLQDEGVMRDEHASLAKAFCTVKCRETVGYARELLGGNGILLENHIGRFVADAEAIYSYEGTREMNTLIVGKAITGLSAFV, encoded by the coding sequence ATGGCGAACCCGCAGGCGACAGGAGCGAGAAAGCCTGATTACGCGCCGCCGCCGATCGACGGCGACTTCTATCGGATTGCGAAGGTGATGAACGAGAGCGAGCGTGCGTTGCTCCGGCGCGTCCGCGAGTTCACCGAAGGCGTGGTCGCGCCCGTGATCGAGGAGTATTGGGGGCGGGACGAATTCCCGTTCGCAATCGTTCCGAAGATGGCCGAAATCGGCATCGGAGGTGTCGGCTATCAGGGCCATGGCGCGGCAGGCGGAAGCTGGTTGTTGAATGGCCTCGTCGCGATGGAGCTGGCTCGGGTCGATGCGTCGATTGCGACGTTCTGGGGCGTGCACACGGGGCTCTCGGCGGGCTCGATCTACCTGTGTGGCGACGAGGCGCAGAAGCAACGCTGGCTGCCGCCCATGATGCGTTTCGAGAGGATCGGCTCGTTCGGCCTGACCGAGCCGCTGGTCGGCTCCGCGACATCGGGTGGGATGACGACGACTTGCCGGCGCGAGGGCGAAATCTGGATCCTCAATGGCCAGAAGAAGTGGATCGGCAACGCTACCTTCGCCGACATAAATGTGATCTGGGCGCGCGAGGAGGACACGAACCAGGTCAAGGGCTTCGTCGTCGGGAGGGACAATCCCGGATTCGCAGTCGAGAAGATCAGGACCAAGATGGCGCTTCGCGTCGTGCAGAACGGGCTGATCACCCTGAAGGATTGTCGCGTGCCGGAGGCGGATCGCCTGCAGAACGCAAACTCGTTCAAGGACACCGCCAAGGTGCTGAGGATGACGCGCACCGGCGTGGCGTGGTTCGCCGTGGGCTGCCAGATGGGCGCCTATGAGCACGCGCTGCGCTACGCGACCGAGCGAATGCAGTTCGGCAGGCCGATCGGCGGCTTCCAGCTCGTCCAGGATCTCCTGGTGCGCATGCTCGGCAACGTCACGTCGACCCAGACCATGATGCTGCGTCTTGCCCAGCTCCAGGACGAAGGCGTGATGCGCGACGAGCATGCCTCGCTGGCGAAGGCCTTCTGTACCGTCAAGTGCCGCGAGACGGTCGGCTATGCGCGCGAGCTGCTTGGCGGCAACGGCATCCTGCTCGAAAACCATATCGGGCGGTTCGTCGCCGATGCCGAGGCGATCTACTCCTATGAAGGCACCAGGGAGATGAACACGTTGATCGTCGGCAAGGCGATCACCGGTTTGAGTGCCTTCGTCTGA
- a CDS encoding acetolactate synthase large subunit, with product MNGAESLLRTLVGSGVEVCFGNPGTSEMHFVAALDRVEGMRTVLGLFEGVVTGMADGYGRMAEKPAATLLHLGPGLANGLANLHNARRAATPIVNIVGDHATYHAQYDAPLASDVRGFARPVSGWVHSSVSARTVAADGARAVQAALQYPGQIATLILPADTAWLEADHPAPALPKPLPATASAEAIDQAAVALKSGRKTMLLIRGAALKESGLNAAGRIAATSGARIACDTFAPRCQRGAGRVKVERVPYFAEQIVEFMKGTQQLILVGANPPVSFFAYPNKPSWCTPDDCKILHLAHVHEDGTAALEALADAVKAARDPAHIGSPGKPDIPAGPLNPQTAGQIIAHFLPDGAIISDEGATAGGGMHRFAANIAPHDHLALTGGAIGQGIPLATGAAVACPDRKVVCLHGDGGAMYTPQALWTQVRESLDVTTVIFANRSYAILNIELARVGAGEAGPKAFSMLDLHNPELDWVKLASGMGVEASRATSVEGFASQFASAMSNRGPRLIEVVL from the coding sequence ATGAACGGCGCTGAAAGTCTCTTGCGGACGCTCGTCGGATCGGGTGTCGAGGTCTGCTTCGGCAATCCCGGCACGTCGGAAATGCATTTTGTGGCTGCCCTCGACAGGGTGGAGGGTATGCGGACCGTGCTCGGCCTGTTCGAAGGTGTGGTGACCGGCATGGCCGACGGCTACGGTCGCATGGCGGAGAAGCCGGCCGCGACGCTGCTGCATCTCGGACCTGGACTCGCGAACGGGCTCGCCAATCTTCATAACGCGCGCCGCGCGGCGACGCCGATCGTCAATATCGTCGGTGACCACGCCACCTATCACGCGCAGTACGACGCGCCGCTCGCTTCCGATGTCCGCGGCTTTGCGCGGCCGGTCTCCGGCTGGGTGCATTCGTCGGTGAGCGCCAGAACCGTTGCCGCAGACGGCGCGCGGGCCGTGCAGGCCGCCCTGCAATATCCGGGTCAGATTGCGACGTTGATCTTGCCTGCCGACACGGCCTGGCTCGAGGCCGACCACCCGGCACCCGCGCTGCCGAAGCCTCTGCCAGCGACGGCGTCTGCCGAAGCGATCGACCAGGCCGCCGTTGCACTCAAATCGGGCCGCAAGACCATGCTGCTGATCCGCGGAGCTGCGCTCAAGGAAAGTGGGCTCAATGCGGCAGGACGCATCGCCGCGACTTCAGGCGCGCGGATCGCCTGCGACACCTTTGCGCCACGCTGCCAGCGTGGCGCCGGGCGCGTGAAAGTGGAGCGTGTTCCCTATTTCGCCGAGCAAATCGTCGAGTTCATGAAGGGAACGCAGCAACTGATCCTGGTTGGCGCGAATCCTCCGGTGAGCTTCTTCGCCTATCCGAACAAGCCGTCCTGGTGCACGCCCGACGACTGCAAGATCTTGCATCTCGCCCACGTCCACGAGGATGGCACGGCGGCGCTGGAAGCTCTCGCTGACGCCGTGAAGGCAGCGAGGGACCCAGCGCATATCGGTTCGCCAGGCAAGCCTGATATCCCTGCCGGACCGCTCAATCCGCAGACCGCCGGACAGATCATTGCACATTTCCTTCCTGACGGGGCCATCATCTCAGACGAAGGCGCAACGGCAGGCGGTGGCATGCATCGATTTGCAGCCAATATCGCGCCGCACGACCATCTTGCGTTGACCGGAGGCGCGATCGGGCAGGGTATCCCCCTCGCCACGGGCGCCGCGGTTGCCTGTCCGGACAGGAAGGTCGTCTGTCTCCATGGCGACGGCGGAGCGATGTATACGCCGCAGGCGTTGTGGACGCAGGTGCGGGAATCGCTCGACGTCACCACGGTGATCTTTGCCAATCGCTCCTATGCGATTCTCAACATCGAGCTCGCGCGGGTGGGTGCCGGAGAAGCCGGGCCCAAGGCGTTTTCGATGCTGGATCTGCATAATCCGGAGCTCGATTGGGTCAAGCTCGCCTCCGGCATGGGCGTGGAGGCGAGCCGGGCGACTTCGGTTGAGGGGTTTGCGAGCCAATTCGCCAGCGCGATGAGTAATCGCGGTCCCCGCCTGATCGAGGTCGTGCTTTAG
- a CDS encoding nuclear transport factor 2 family protein yields MSKQFAISPGEAADRLAIRELVEAYAHCADRRDAMGQMSLFTEDTQFIVYMNAKDPTPSQELHSRAALAPVFAELNKYDATTHFLGQSTLLSLTSEHGTGETYCLAHHVTVGNDGQRRLMVASLRYLDTFVKLDGTWLFAERRLYVDWIDERALS; encoded by the coding sequence ATGAGCAAGCAATTTGCCATCTCCCCCGGCGAAGCCGCGGATCGCCTCGCAATACGCGAGCTGGTCGAAGCCTACGCACACTGCGCCGACCGTCGCGATGCAATGGGCCAGATGTCCCTCTTCACCGAGGACACCCAGTTCATCGTTTACATGAATGCCAAGGATCCAACGCCGTCACAGGAGCTGCACTCCCGTGCGGCACTTGCTCCGGTCTTCGCGGAGCTGAACAAATACGATGCCACGACCCACTTCCTCGGACAGAGCACGCTGCTCTCGCTGACGAGCGAGCATGGCACGGGCGAAACCTATTGCCTGGCGCATCACGTCACGGTCGGCAACGACGGACAACGCCGCCTGATGGTCGCCTCGCTCCGCTACCTCGATACGTTCGTGAAGCTGGACGGCACCTGGCTGTTTGCGGAGCGCCGGCTCTATGTCGACTGGATCGACGAACGCGCGCTCTCATGA